The proteins below come from a single Chryseobacterium nepalense genomic window:
- a CDS encoding glycosyltransferase family 32 protein: protein MIPKKIHYCWFGGHPKDELAEHCIATWKKIHPDYEIIEWNESNAPLDDNNYVKEAFAKKKWAFVSDYVRSKVMYEHGGVYMDTDMELKLPLDEFLNEKAVCGFEVKGVPYSAFWMAEPKHQLSKDFVDYYNKQEGFEERINTDIFSEMLEKKYGADRYSDTVQKLKHDVTLYPSIYFSQDLPKNYVSHHFNGSWFGGDSENTHKKMVNVYGLLERITTYPGASKAVKSILDEHKIINVDDLLDLIPIEHIAAYVKKNAFSNKE, encoded by the coding sequence ATGATACCAAAGAAAATACACTACTGCTGGTTTGGAGGGCATCCTAAAGACGAGCTGGCCGAACATTGCATCGCTACCTGGAAAAAAATTCACCCGGATTATGAAATTATCGAGTGGAATGAAAGTAATGCCCCTCTGGATGATAATAATTATGTGAAGGAAGCATTTGCCAAAAAAAAATGGGCTTTTGTTTCAGATTATGTAAGATCTAAAGTGATGTACGAACATGGTGGGGTGTATATGGATACCGACATGGAACTGAAGCTGCCTTTGGATGAATTTTTGAATGAAAAAGCAGTATGCGGTTTTGAGGTTAAAGGAGTACCGTATTCTGCTTTCTGGATGGCCGAACCAAAACATCAGTTATCTAAAGATTTTGTAGACTATTACAATAAACAAGAAGGTTTTGAAGAACGTATAAATACTGATATTTTCTCAGAAATGCTTGAAAAAAAGTATGGTGCGGATCGCTATAGTGACACCGTTCAGAAGCTAAAACATGATGTGACCTTATATCCATCGATTTATTTTTCACAAGATCTGCCTAAAAATTATGTAAGCCATCATTTCAATGGTTCCTGGTTTGGTGGTGATTCAGAAAATACCCATAAAAAAATGGTTAATGTATACGGTCTTTTGGAACGGATTACCACATATCCGGGAGCATCCAAAGCCGTAAAAAGTATTCTGGATGAGCACAAAATAATTAACGTAGATGATCTACTTGACCTGATTCCTATAGAACATATAGCGGCTTATGTTAAAAAAAATGCTTTTAGTAATAAAGAGTAA
- a CDS encoding alpha-amylase family glycosyl hydrolase, translated as MKHISDRRYQPRSYVEISTSEWVKNATLYELNIRQFSEEGNFKAIEEQLPRLKKLGIDIIWLMPIHPIGELHRKGSLGSYYSVKNYFEVNPEFGTEEDFKSLVKKIHDEGMFVILDWVANHTSWDNTLVAEHPEWYTRSRKNTFQSTRWRDYDDIIELDYSHPELRRYMTDALKYWISEFDIDGYRCDIASFVPLDFWENVRSELDTLKPVFMLAEGEDRDLHRKAFDATYNWTLWNILHQIALNHYSVKTLTEAYLAEHVSVFPKEALRMNFIDNHDKNSWEGTPSGNFGDALQAATVFTFMMDGIPLVYNGQEAGLDRSLEFFEKDPINWQTHDNAQLYATIFDLKHRNQALWNGRFGGEIVRIMNDKMDQIISFVREKNGHKVLTFINLSKDHVLAQFDTSFDKGSYENLFSGKEQIVDDTLIIDLEPWDYVVLHHTPSN; from the coding sequence ATGAAACATATTTCAGATCGCCGGTACCAGCCCAGATCCTATGTTGAAATTTCCACGTCGGAATGGGTGAAAAATGCAACACTTTATGAACTCAATATAAGACAGTTTTCTGAAGAAGGTAATTTTAAAGCGATAGAAGAACAACTACCAAGGCTTAAAAAGCTGGGGATTGATATCATCTGGCTGATGCCGATACACCCCATCGGGGAACTTCATCGTAAAGGAAGCTTAGGAAGCTACTATTCTGTTAAAAATTATTTTGAGGTTAATCCTGAATTCGGAACTGAAGAAGATTTCAAAAGCCTGGTAAAGAAGATCCATGATGAAGGGATGTTTGTGATTCTGGATTGGGTAGCCAATCATACAAGCTGGGACAACACCCTGGTTGCAGAGCATCCAGAATGGTACACAAGGTCGAGAAAAAATACTTTTCAGTCTACAAGATGGCGTGACTATGACGATATCATTGAATTAGATTACAGCCATCCTGAGCTGCGCCGGTATATGACTGACGCTTTGAAATACTGGATCAGCGAATTTGATATTGACGGCTATCGTTGTGACATTGCGAGTTTCGTGCCCCTTGATTTCTGGGAAAATGTAAGATCAGAGCTGGACACCTTAAAACCTGTTTTTATGCTGGCTGAAGGTGAAGACCGGGATTTGCACAGGAAAGCATTTGATGCCACTTATAACTGGACTTTATGGAATATCCTGCATCAGATTGCTCTTAATCATTACAGTGTTAAAACGTTAACTGAGGCCTATCTTGCAGAGCATGTATCCGTATTTCCCAAGGAGGCTTTAAGAATGAACTTTATTGATAATCACGATAAAAATTCCTGGGAGGGGACACCTTCCGGTAATTTTGGAGATGCTTTACAGGCAGCCACCGTCTTTACTTTTATGATGGATGGTATTCCTTTGGTTTACAATGGTCAGGAAGCCGGACTTGACCGTTCACTGGAATTTTTTGAAAAAGATCCCATCAATTGGCAAACGCATGACAATGCACAACTTTATGCTACGATTTTTGATCTGAAGCACCGCAATCAGGCATTGTGGAATGGCCGTTTTGGAGGTGAAATCGTAAGAATTATGAATGATAAGATGGACCAGATCATTTCATTTGTCAGAGAGAAAAACGGCCATAAAGTACTTACATTTATTAATCTGAGCAAAGATCATGTACTCGCACAGTTTGATACATCTTTTGATAAAGGATCCTATGAAAATCTTTTCTCAGGAAAAGAACAGATTGTAGATGATACCCTGATTATTGATTTGGAGCCATGGGATTATGTTGTACTGCACCATACTCCATCAAATTGA
- a CDS encoding xanthine dehydrogenase family protein molybdopterin-binding subunit, which translates to MENTPSVGQPISRLEGHLKVTGKAKYAAEYDAPDLLYGYIVNSTITKGKIKAIDTSEITKMKGVVEVFTHDNRPSTAWFDFQYADMDAPPGIVFKPLKDNEIKYNGQPIALVVAETFELARFAAAKIKVVYEEEKFETDLKTNLDKARDPKKGLASLLKPPPPKPTGDFEKEYKNSFVKTDSHFSHGTEHHNPMEMYASTVIYEGKDKLTIYDKTQGTINSQMYVANVFGLKMKNVQVISPFVGGGFGSGLRPQQQLFMAVMASLALKRNVRVTLDRSQMYMIGHRPPTLQHTKFGADKEGKVNAIYHKAIGETSRFEDYVEIVVNWANMLYPAENTLLEHEIVPLDVYSPLDMRAPGGSTGMHAIEVTMDEIAYQLNIDPLELRLINYSEIDKSSDKEYSSKELRKCYLEGAEKFGWKERNPEPRSMKRGNKLVGYGMATGIWDANRILGRAEAIMTADGKVEIKSAVTDIGTGTKTIMTQIAADELGLPVENITFSYADSKMPFAPIQGGSFTTATVGPAVQNACQALNKKLFKKAKELNGSVLKNIKFKDVIFKNGIISVKDQPEIQIDIKEILKANEGKAIRTTNSAMPNPLTYGKKARAVHSAVFVEVEVDEELGVIEVKRAVTAVAAGKIINPKTAESQVLGGMIWGISKALHEETILDHQFGRYMNANLGEYHIPVHADIHDLEVIFVEENDSFVNDLGVKGVGEIGGVGMPPAITNAIFHATGKRIYDLPIHFDKLM; encoded by the coding sequence ATGGAAAATACACCGTCTGTCGGACAACCAATAAGTCGTCTGGAAGGTCATCTGAAAGTGACAGGAAAAGCAAAGTATGCCGCGGAATATGATGCTCCCGATTTATTATATGGATATATCGTAAACAGCACGATCACGAAAGGTAAAATTAAAGCCATTGATACATCAGAAATAACAAAAATGAAAGGCGTTGTTGAGGTTTTTACTCACGATAACAGACCTTCGACGGCCTGGTTTGATTTTCAGTATGCCGATATGGATGCTCCTCCGGGAATTGTTTTTAAACCGCTTAAAGATAATGAGATTAAATACAATGGTCAGCCAATCGCTTTGGTCGTAGCAGAAACTTTTGAGTTAGCACGTTTTGCTGCAGCAAAAATAAAAGTCGTCTATGAAGAAGAAAAATTTGAAACAGATCTTAAAACGAATTTGGATAAAGCAAGAGATCCTAAGAAAGGGTTGGCATCGCTGCTGAAACCTCCTCCGCCAAAACCTACCGGTGATTTTGAAAAAGAATATAAAAATTCATTTGTAAAAACGGACAGTCATTTCAGTCATGGCACCGAGCATCACAATCCTATGGAAATGTATGCTTCTACCGTAATTTACGAAGGAAAAGATAAACTCACCATCTACGATAAAACCCAGGGAACCATCAATTCCCAAATGTATGTTGCCAATGTTTTCGGGCTGAAGATGAAGAACGTTCAGGTGATTTCACCGTTTGTTGGTGGTGGTTTTGGTTCTGGTCTTCGTCCGCAACAGCAGCTTTTTATGGCAGTAATGGCATCATTGGCTTTAAAACGGAATGTTCGTGTAACCTTGGATCGTTCGCAGATGTACATGATAGGACACCGGCCTCCAACGTTGCAGCATACAAAATTTGGGGCTGATAAAGAAGGTAAAGTGAATGCGATTTATCACAAAGCAATCGGAGAAACGTCGAGGTTTGAAGATTATGTGGAAATTGTTGTTAACTGGGCCAATATGCTGTATCCCGCAGAAAATACATTGCTGGAACATGAGATTGTTCCACTAGATGTTTACAGTCCGCTTGACATGAGGGCTCCCGGCGGAAGTACCGGAATGCACGCTATCGAAGTAACAATGGACGAAATTGCTTACCAGTTAAATATAGATCCGCTGGAATTAAGGCTTATCAATTATTCGGAAATTGATAAAAGCAGCGATAAGGAATATTCCAGTAAGGAACTCAGAAAATGTTATCTGGAAGGTGCGGAAAAATTCGGATGGAAGGAAAGAAATCCTGAACCCCGAAGTATGAAGCGTGGAAATAAGCTCGTCGGTTACGGAATGGCTACCGGAATCTGGGATGCCAACCGTATTTTGGGACGCGCGGAAGCAATCATGACTGCTGATGGAAAAGTTGAAATAAAAAGTGCCGTTACCGATATCGGAACCGGTACGAAAACGATCATGACCCAGATTGCAGCCGATGAACTTGGTCTTCCGGTTGAAAATATTACATTTTCATATGCCGACAGTAAAATGCCTTTTGCGCCTATCCAAGGTGGATCGTTTACTACTGCAACAGTGGGACCTGCCGTACAGAATGCCTGTCAGGCTTTAAATAAAAAACTTTTTAAAAAAGCTAAAGAATTAAACGGATCAGTATTAAAAAATATCAAGTTTAAAGATGTTATTTTTAAAAACGGTATTATCTCGGTAAAAGATCAGCCTGAAATACAGATTGATATTAAAGAAATTTTAAAAGCAAACGAGGGTAAAGCTATTCGAACGACTAATTCTGCGATGCCCAATCCATTAACTTACGGAAAAAAAGCAAGAGCTGTCCACAGTGCAGTTTTCGTTGAAGTAGAAGTGGATGAAGAACTTGGCGTTATTGAAGTGAAAAGAGCCGTCACAGCGGTTGCAGCCGGTAAAATTATCAATCCTAAAACAGCGGAAAGTCAGGTTTTGGGAGGGATGATTTGGGGAATCAGCAAGGCATTGCACGAAGAAACCATACTCGATCATCAATTCGGAAGATATATGAACGCCAATCTTGGGGAATATCATATTCCTGTACATGCAGATATTCATGACCTGGAAGTGATCTTTGTAGAAGAAAATGATTCATTTGTGAATGACCTGGGAGTAAAAGGAGTGGGAGAAATCGGTGGAGTAGGAATGCCTCCTGCTATTACAAATGCTATCTTCCATGCAACAGGAAAAAGAATATATGACCTTCCTATTCATTTTGACAAGTTGATGTAA
- a CDS encoding FAD binding domain-containing protein has protein sequence MNNFSYTKAYSVDEAVSLTNVNEDNKIIAGGTNIIDLMKYFVTEAETLVDINKIEGIGDIVELDKGGILIGALMTNADTAYHPLIEEKYPLLSKAILAGASAQIRNMATNGGNLLQRTRCYYFYDINTPCNKRTPGSGCSAIKGYNRIHAILGHSENCIAVFPSDMCVALAALDAVVHISGPDGDRKLQFSDFHRLPGDTPNIDNNLKKGEVITGIELPEKGFSKNYSYLKLRDRSSYAFALVSVATGLELENGMIKEARIALGGVSHKPWRVQEAEEFLKDKVANAESFAAAADIILQGAVGFEHNSFKINLAKKAIVRNCMMAIDPTSQRPGAKPSL, from the coding sequence ATGAATAATTTTTCCTATACAAAAGCGTACAGTGTTGATGAGGCAGTTTCACTGACCAATGTAAACGAAGACAACAAAATCATTGCCGGAGGTACCAATATTATCGATCTGATGAAATATTTTGTTACTGAGGCAGAAACTTTAGTTGATATTAATAAAATTGAGGGAATAGGTGATATTGTTGAACTTGATAAAGGTGGAATTCTTATCGGCGCTTTAATGACCAATGCGGATACAGCCTACCATCCACTTATTGAAGAAAAATATCCGTTGCTTTCAAAAGCAATTCTGGCAGGAGCTTCGGCGCAGATCAGAAATATGGCGACCAACGGTGGAAATTTATTACAGCGCACCAGATGTTATTATTTTTACGATATAAATACTCCCTGCAATAAAAGAACTCCCGGATCCGGATGTTCTGCAATTAAAGGATACAACCGTATTCATGCTATTTTAGGCCACAGTGAAAACTGTATTGCTGTTTTTCCTTCGGATATGTGTGTTGCGCTTGCTGCTTTGGATGCAGTTGTTCATATATCGGGACCAGATGGAGACCGGAAATTACAATTTTCAGATTTTCACAGACTTCCGGGAGATACTCCAAACATAGACAATAATCTGAAAAAAGGGGAAGTCATCACAGGAATTGAACTGCCAGAGAAAGGATTTTCAAAGAATTATTCCTATCTGAAATTAAGGGACCGAAGTTCTTATGCATTTGCACTGGTTTCTGTTGCGACAGGTCTGGAACTTGAAAATGGAATGATTAAAGAAGCGAGAATTGCGTTGGGCGGCGTTTCACACAAACCGTGGCGTGTACAAGAAGCTGAAGAATTTTTAAAGGACAAAGTGGCAAATGCTGAAAGTTTTGCTGCCGCTGCAGATATTATTTTACAGGGAGCGGTAGGTTTTGAACATAACAGCTTTAAAATTAATCTGGCTAAAAAAGCGATCGTGAGAAACTGTATGATGGCAATCGATCCGACCTCTCAGAGACCTGGAGCAAAACCTTCTTTATAA
- a CDS encoding (2Fe-2S)-binding protein gives MANTGKQSITLKVNGEEHHLDVLPWVSLLDALRENLHFTGTKKGCDHGQCGACTVLIDGKRVLSCLSLCVMKADAEITTIEGISDGENLHPVQQAFIDHDAFQCGYCTPGQICSAIGLLNENKANTREEIQDLMSGNLCRCGANRGIINAVLSVKQGAYE, from the coding sequence ATGGCAAATACCGGAAAACAATCTATTACACTAAAAGTAAATGGAGAGGAACATCATCTGGATGTACTTCCCTGGGTATCACTTCTTGATGCTCTCAGAGAGAATCTGCATTTTACCGGAACAAAAAAAGGCTGCGACCACGGACAGTGTGGAGCGTGTACCGTTTTAATTGATGGTAAAAGAGTTCTAAGCTGTCTGAGTCTATGTGTGATGAAGGCTGATGCTGAAATTACAACGATAGAGGGCATTTCAGATGGTGAGAATCTACATCCTGTACAACAGGCTTTCATTGATCATGATGCTTTTCAGTGTGGATACTGTACTCCGGGACAGATCTGCAGTGCCATCGGATTATTAAATGAAAACAAAGCGAATACCCGCGAAGAAATTCAGGATCTGATGAGTGGAAATCTTTGCAGATGTGGTGCCAACAGAGGAATTATTAACGCTGTATTATCAGTAAAACAAGGTGCTTATGAATAA